The DNA sequence CGGTCGCTTTGGAGGTCAGCATGTTCTGCAAACGATCGATCATTTTCTCGTTTGGCTGAAACGATACGATTTCCTGCTTTTCTACCTCTTTTCTCAACTCTGCGTTAAGCCATTCCAGTACTGAAATACTCAGGTCCTGTTGTTTATCAGCCTGGCCGGCCGGTTGCGATTTGATCAGCGAGGCACAGGTGTGACTGGTCGTCCTCGCTCGATCCTCGGGGGAGAGATCATTACTTGTTGCATGATAGCCCATTTCTATCTCAGTAGGATACTGAAATTAATGCTGCCTGATCCTGCACAGCGTTCCGACTTCAGCCAATGATGCCTAAGTCGTCCTGTGAGGCGAATCAGTTAAGGGAGAGTACATAATCTCTATCGGCAATATCTGCGGGATCTCCTGCATCTCTTGATTACCGAATTCAGTAAATCTGCCAGGCCCGAGAAAAATGTATCGATTATATGTATCCTGACTGGAACAGGGGACGCCAGACTTCAGTGCATTAGGCAGATTGGGTACGATAAATCTTCACAGTGTTACGCTCTGGGCCGGGAGCAGAGAAAGTATGTCTGACCTTCATGAAAGAACCTGATCTATGAAAACTCAGCTTTCCTTTGTTCTATTGATGTTGTTGACCTGTCTGCTGTCTGCCTGTGGAAAACCCACGGAAGAACAGAAAAAAGAAGCGCTGAATGAAGTACCCGCCATCGATGAACCTGAAAAAACAATCGAATCGTTATTCGAAGTCGAAGACGGATTTACCATTTTGCATCTGAAGGATTTTGAGGAATTCGCCGGTAAATCGAAAGAACCGGTCTCAGGCAAAAACTGGACTGAGCAGGATGGAATCATTTCCTGCCAGGGACAGCCTCGCGGTTATATCTATACACGCGTTGCACTCGGAAACTGCACCGTTCGTTTGGAGTATCGCTTCCCCGAATCGGCTGAAAAAAATGCCGATCCGAACACGGGATTCCTGTTCTATATCACAGGCGAAAATCGCGTCTGGCCCAAGTGCCTCGAAGTACAGGGTAAGTATTCTGAGATGGCACACATCAAATCCAACAGCAAAGACATTACCCTGGAAGTTACCGATAATCCGGAAGCCCGGGAAAAAGTGCGCCGGCCGATAGGCGAGTGGAATGCAATCGAAGTCGTCTGTAAAGACGGTGCGTTAACCTCGGTTCTGAACGGAACGGAGATCGCCACTTCCAAACCAAGTGAGCTGAAAGACGGATTTTTCGGGCTGCAGTCCGAGGGGAACCCGGTTGAGTTCCGCAATATCCGGATTCAGGAACTGACCGATTAGTCTCACTGCTTTGCAATCGGGAATTGATCTCTTTTAAAATAGTGAGATCTGACTTCCGCGTATCTTTCATTCTCAACTGGGAGCGACCACCATGAGTTTTCGATTTCTGACAGTCTGCTGTCTGCTGATATTCCCCCTGCTGACCGTGACTGATGTTGCCGATGCAGCCGAGGCCAAGACCCGTATCCTGATGCTCACTCAGAGCAAAGGCTATACCCATGGTTCCGTCAAACGGGGGAAAGAACAGCTGTCTCCTTCCGAAATCGCGATGATCCAACTCGGGAAGCAGTCGGGCCTGTTCACCGTCGATTGTACCCAGGATGCCGCAGCCGACTTCACGAAAGAAAATCTGCAGAACTACGACATTGTCATGTTCTACACCACGGGCATACTGCCCATTAAAGAAGAAGACATGCAGTATTTTCTGAATGACTGGCTGAAGCAGAAGGGCCACGGCTTTATCGGCTTTCACTCAGCCACCGATACCTACAAGTCCTACGAACCCTATTGGGATATGATCGGCGGTTCCTTTAACGGCCATCCCTGGAATGCCGGCAATACGGTAACGATCACCGTGCACAACACCGATTTTCCGGCCATGAAGCCCTTCGGCAAAGAATTCCAGATCAAAGATGAAATCTATCAGTATAAAAACTGGCAGCCGGAAAAAGTGCATGTGCTGATGAGCCTGAATATGGAGAAGTGTAACCCCAAACGTCCCTACCAGGTCCCGGTCGCCTGGGCCAAGGACTGGGGGCAGGGCAAGGTCTTTGTAAACAACATGGGACACAACCCTTCGACCTGGACCAATCCCGCGTTTCAGGATTCCGTCATCGGCGCGATCAAATGGATTCGCGGCGATGCACCGGCTGCGGTTCCCGTCAATCCGGAACTGTCAAAACAGGAAGATGCCAAAGCCGCTGCCGCTGTGAAGGCTGCTGAAAAGAAATAAGTGCCATCGGCCAGGGACAGGAAACCGTCATGTCAAAAGTAATCGTCATCACCGGCGTCACCCAGGGACTGGGACGGGCAATGGTGTCGGAGTTCATCGCAGCTGGTCACACAGTGGCCGGCTGTGGCCGCTCCCCGGATCCACTCGCCGAGTTGTCCGATCAGTTCGGCAAGCCCCATCATTTTACCGCGCTGGATATCGCCGACGATCAGGCCG is a window from the Gimesia benthica genome containing:
- a CDS encoding 3-keto-disaccharide hydrolase, which gives rise to MKTQLSFVLLMLLTCLLSACGKPTEEQKKEALNEVPAIDEPEKTIESLFEVEDGFTILHLKDFEEFAGKSKEPVSGKNWTEQDGIISCQGQPRGYIYTRVALGNCTVRLEYRFPESAEKNADPNTGFLFYITGENRVWPKCLEVQGKYSEMAHIKSNSKDITLEVTDNPEAREKVRRPIGEWNAIEVVCKDGALTSVLNGTEIATSKPSELKDGFFGLQSEGNPVEFRNIRIQELTD
- a CDS encoding ThuA domain-containing protein codes for the protein MSFRFLTVCCLLIFPLLTVTDVADAAEAKTRILMLTQSKGYTHGSVKRGKEQLSPSEIAMIQLGKQSGLFTVDCTQDAAADFTKENLQNYDIVMFYTTGILPIKEEDMQYFLNDWLKQKGHGFIGFHSATDTYKSYEPYWDMIGGSFNGHPWNAGNTVTITVHNTDFPAMKPFGKEFQIKDEIYQYKNWQPEKVHVLMSLNMEKCNPKRPYQVPVAWAKDWGQGKVFVNNMGHNPSTWTNPAFQDSVIGAIKWIRGDAPAAVPVNPELSKQEDAKAAAAVKAAEKK